Below is a window of Bacillota bacterium DNA.
ATGAGTGCAGCCACAATTGCGATTATCATTACTGTCCTGGCAATCATTATGTATGCGACTGAAGTGGTACCAATCGCTGTAACCTCAATATTCGCCTGTCTAGCGATGGCTGTCTTCGGCGTGATCAGTTATAAGGATGCTTTTGCTGGTTTCAGCAACGACACTACGATGATGGTGCTGGGAATGATTGTGATTGGCAATGCCTTGTTTGAAACCGGCGCGGCAAGCTTGATTGGAAGCAAACTGGTCAAAGCCGTTGGCACGAATGAGAAAAAATTTCTGGCTGCGGTGATTTTGGTGGCAGGAATTCTGTCAGGTTTTCTCAGTAATACCGGCGTCTGTGCAATGTTCTTGCCGGTAATTGCTTCCGTGGCGGCTACTTCGGGTGGACTGATTACCAAAAAGAACACCTATATGGCGCTGGGATTCGCTACGGTTGCGGGCGGGATGCTAACCCTGGTTGGGTCAACGCCACAACTGGTTGCCCAGGGGATCCTGCAGAAAATGGGACAACCGACGATGGGCTTTTTTACCATTGGTGTTGGGGGTATTCCTCTTTTAATCCTGTTGTTAGTATATTTTATGACATTTGGCTACAGTTTTCAAAAGAAGGTCTTTGATTTTGCAGAAAAGCAGGACACTCAGACGGCGGAGGCAGCGGCTGCGGCGACAGTTGAGAAGCCGGTTAATCCCGTAAAAATGTGGATTTCGATCTTGGTGCTGGCGACTTGCGTGGCTGGCTTTATCACCAAGATCTGGACGGTCGGCATGATCGCCATGGTCGGCGCCCTGGTCTGTGTCCTGACGGGCTGCATTTCGGAAAAACGGGTCTACCAGACGATGGATTGGACTACCGTGGCTGTCCTGGCCGGTGCCTTGGGCTTCGCGGATGGCCTGGATAAGAGTGGGGCGGGGAAAATCATCGCCGACTCTGCAGTCAGGCTATTAGGAACGGATGCCACGCCCTGGGTGGTATTCGCGGCAATTGTTCTGATCGCGACTGTGTTGACCAACATCATGTCGAATACGGCGTGCACGGCAATGCTTACCCCGATCTGTATATTCATGGCCCAGGGGTTGGGCATTAATCCGTTGACCCTGGTTGTCGGCCTGGTCATCGGGGCTAACCTCTCGTATTCGACCCCTATTGCCACTCCTCCAGTGACCATGACTCTGGTTGCCGGCTACCGTTTCATGGACTACGTCAAAGTTGGTGGTCTATTCAACATCTTGGCTTACATTGTCACCATTATTGTTGTACCGTTGTTCTTGCCACTCCGTTAGTTTTAGCCGTCTAAAAGACTTGTTTACTATTGATGACGAAAAACGGCTGTGATGCGGGTGGAATATTGGCTAGGGGGATTAATGTGAGGTGGCCAGCCCATGGTGGGTGGCTACCTCCAGGCTTCTTGTTCCGACGAACTTCATTTTAGATAATTTTCAGGGCAAGAAAATAAGAGTTGGGAGGGGATGCGCATAGGTACAGATTGGACTTGAGCCTGGCGTGTGGTAGCTTATGGTTTTACCCGGTTTTCCTGGTCTTGATAATATTAATGTTTTCGGTCCAATTGTCGTCGGCGATTATCATGGGAACAGAAAAGCGCGTCAAGGAGGAAGCCAAGTCTAATTAATTTTTAAAACCGGGCAGAAGCCTTTTGCGCAAGTATGGAGTAACAAGAGGAGGAAACATACATGTTAGAGACGTTAAAAACGGTCGGTTTATATCACCTACATCGGGGCCATCCTGGCTGGGTTCACCGTTAAGGAGGCAGCCGGGATCGGGATTATTGGCGGTGCTGTCGGACCAACAACCATCTATCTCCTCTCATATATCTGGCCCCGTACCTGATGGGTCCATGCGCGGTGGCGGCCTATTCCTACATGGCAATGGTGCTGCTTATTCAACCGCCGGTAGCCAAGTTGCTGACCACGGCTGAAGAGAGAAAAATCCGCGTGCGGCAATTGCGGCCAGTGAGTAAGACCGAAAAAATTCTCTTCCCCATCATCGCCGTTATGGTGATCACCCTCCTGGTTCCGGCGGCCCCGTTAATGGCGATGCTGATGCTGGGGAACCTCTTCCGGGAGTCGGGAGTAGTGGAACGGTTGAGCGATGTGGCGTAAAACGCGCTCCTGAATATCGTCACCGTATTCCTGGGTATATCGGTCGGGACGACCATGAACGGCCGAGACCTTCCTGAACCCCAAAGTTTTGTTTATCTTCTGCCTGGGTCTGGTGGCCTTTGCAACGGCTACTGCTACCGGGATTATTTTTGCTAAGATCATGAACCTGTTCCTGAAGGAAAAGATCAACCCGCTGATTGGGGCGGCAGGCGTTTCAGCGGTGCCGATGTCAGCCCGGGTGATGCATCGATTAGCGCAAAGCGAGGACAAGCGCAACTGGATATTGATGCACGCCATGGGGCCGAACGTGGCCGGGGTGATTGGCACCGCGGTGGCGGCCGGGATGTTCATTTCCATGTTGAGCGGGAAATAAAATTACTTGCAGGGAACCAGCCTCAAAGTGATAACAGGGATTGGTGGTGCATCAATCCCTGTGCCACATATTTCTGAATTTTCAATGGTCAATAAGTTGCCTAATCCAAATATCGGATGGGAGGGTAATTAATTACATGCAGAAAAGAGTTAATGACGAAGGGGGATTAGAAAGTAGAAAGAATTGCCGCTAAAGAGCTGAATCTTTATGAAGTTGTTGACGGAATTTTGAATCTAACCTTAAATATACCAAGAAAATCCTCCACTAACAAAAAACTTGTCTAAGTTGATCGTTTCGACAACTTTGTGCCTACAGGAAACTGAAATGTTTTCTACTAAAATGGCGCCAACAAGTATAAACCTGTTGAGCGCCTGTATAAATCATTCATTTTGGTGACGAGTAAATCGGTAAGCGGAGTTCTGTCCCTCTTGACGAGGTGATGATCATCTATCTAGGATGTCAGTTGCCTGACACCTCCAGCGACCTTACCCGAGGGCGAAGCGGGCCACTTCATTGCCCTCCTATTCGGTCTTGCTCCAAGTGGGGTTTACCTAGCCAGTTGGTCACCCAACTGCTGGTGAGCTCTTACCTCACCGTTCCACCCTTACCGGTCTGG
It encodes the following:
- a CDS encoding SLC13/DASS family transporter, giving the protein MSAATIAIIITVLAIIMYATEVVPIAVTSIFACLAMAVFGVISYKDAFAGFSNDTTMMVLGMIVIGNALFETGAASLIGSKLVKAVGTNEKKFLAAVILVAGILSGFLSNTGVCAMFLPVIASVAATSGGLITKKNTYMALGFATVAGGMLTLVGSTPQLVAQGILQKMGQPTMGFFTIGVGGIPLLILLLVYFMTFGYSFQKKVFDFAEKQDTQTAEAAAAATVEKPVNPVKMWISILVLATCVAGFITKIWTVGMIAMVGALVCVLTGCISEKRVYQTMDWTTVAVLAGALGFADGLDKSGAGKIIADSAVRLLGTDATPWVVFAAIVLIATVLTNIMSNTACTAMLTPICIFMAQGLGINPLTLVVGLVIGANLSYSTPIATPPVTMTLVAGYRFMDYVKVGGLFNILAYIVTIIVVPLFLPLR